One Vitis riparia cultivar Riparia Gloire de Montpellier isolate 1030 chromosome 4, EGFV_Vit.rip_1.0, whole genome shotgun sequence genomic window carries:
- the LOC117913498 gene encoding pseudo histidine-containing phosphotransfer protein 5-like isoform X2, whose protein sequence is MERNPLQRQVAYMRRSLFDQGYLDEQFVQLEDLQDDANPNFVEEIVTLFYTDSARLIHNIEQALESRPLDFIRLDDYMHQFKGSSSRCVRTFQQVKQEHTILRRKLETYFQLARQAGLAN, encoded by the exons ATGGAGAGAAACCCATTGCAACGCCAAGTTGCCTACATGAGGAGGTCCCTCTTTGATCAG GGGTACCTTGACGAGCAGTTTGTTCAGCTAGAGGACCTTCAGGATGACGCTAACCCTAATTTTGTGGAGGAAATTGTGACTTTGTTTTATACTGATTCTGCCAGACTCATTCATAACATCGAACAGGCACT GGAGAGCAGACCTCTCGATTTCATCAGGCTAGATGATTACATGCACCAATTCAAGGGTAGTAGCTCAAG GTGTGTTAGGACTTTCCAACAAGTGAAGCAAGAGCATACAATCCTGAGGAGGAAACTTGAAACTTATTTCCag TTGGCAAGACAAGCTGGACTAGCAAACTAA
- the LOC117912339 gene encoding auxin-responsive protein IAA18-like, producing the protein MEESPQWLNMIPKDREWHARESKRRHGVSEDKKLELRLGPPGEDRSLLSLSYLPSMASITHLHTNSHGAKRGFQDTLEAKPWPRVSLSSSSSAFEKQNHQPKSSYLQYPVVPQTLGAIVDESSKPRPTSMADQEQQYKDKMACSVAADASVSANTAVPNSSQKRIEHAPVVGWPPIRSFRKNLVNSSSSKPESESPNKIPDETGYGKSESSKTGLFVKINMDGVPIGRKVDLKACDSYEKLSYAVDDLFRGLLSAQNESSAGTGNENKMEEAKTMAGLFDGSGEYTLVYEDNEGDRMLVGDVPWHMFVSTVRRLRVLKSSELAILCVSSSKQEKPPPGSAVEFGK; encoded by the exons atggaggAGTCTCCTCAGTGGCTTAATATGATTCCAAAGGATAGAGAATGGCATGCAAGAGAAAGTAAAAGAAGGCATGGTGTTTCAGAGGACAAGAAGCTGGAGCTGAGGCTTGGCCCTCCAGGAGAAGACCGGTCTCTTCTCTCTCTCAGCTATTTGCCATCCATGGCTTCCATAacccacctccataccaactcTCATGGAGCCAAAAGAGGATTTCAGGACACACTTGAAGCAAAACCATGGCCTCGTGTCTCTTTGTCCTCATCTTCTTCCGCTTTTGAGAAGCAGAATCACCAGCCAAAGTCCTCATACCTTCAGTACCCCGTGGTACCCCAGACCTTGGGTGCCATAGTCGATGAATCCTCAAAGCCACGCCCCACAAGTATGGCAGATCAGGAGCAGCAGTATAAGGATAAGATGGCATGTTCAGTTGCTGCTGATGCCTCAGTTTCTGCAAATACAGCTGTGCCCAACTCCTCCCAGAAAAG AATCGAACATGCTCCAGTGGTTGGGTGGCCTCCAATCCGTTCATTCAGGAAGAATCTTGTGAATAGCAGCTCCTCAAAGCCTGAATCAGAGTCACCAAACAAAATTCCTGATGAGACCGGCTATGGAAAATCTGAAAGTTCCAAAACTGGTTTGTTTGTAAAGATTAACATGGATGGTGTCCCAATTGGAAGAAAAGTGGATCTCAAAGCCTGTGACAGCTATGAAAAACTCTCATATGCTGTAGATGATCTCTTCAGAGGTCTTCTTTCAG CTCAAAATGAATCATCTGCTGGCACTGGAAATGAAAACAAGATGGAGGAAGCAAAAACCATGGCAGGATTATTCGATGGAAGTGGTGAATATACTCTAGTTTATGAGGATAATGAAGGAGACAGAATGCTTGTTGGAGATGTCCCATGGCA CATGTTTGTATCTACAGTGAGAAGATTGCGCGTGTTGAAGAGCTCTGAACTTGCCATCCTCTGTG TGAGTAGCAGCAAGCAAGAGAAGCCACCCCCTGGTTCTGCAGTTGAATTTGGAAAATGA
- the LOC117913623 gene encoding amino acid permease 1-like, translating into MMASEVDDNRGIQNEVCESGLGSHKVADADLDNDGRPRRTGSLWTACALVITAVIGAGVLSLAWSLAQIGWVGVLVLIIFGIITFYTSNLLAECYRCPVTGKRNYTYMQAVKANLGGKMYMACGLAQYSLLIGLAIGYTITAAISMVAIQKSNCFHKRGHEAPCEVSHKPYMIGMGLFEIVVSQIPDIGEMWGLSVIATVTSFGYASIGAALAFSTVISGHGKRTSVTGVEVGPGITAAQKMWRMFRAIGDMLLCSSYSAILIEIQDTLKSSGSEIQVMKKANMISVSTTTLFYLICACFGYAAFGNNAHGNMLTGFGFYEPFWLIDLANTFIVMHLVGAYQVVSQPVFGAVESQMRRWWPRSKFVIAEYPIRIGKKNFNMSINLLRLTWRIMFVVIITLLALALPYFNEVLALLGAISFWPLTVYFPVNMYIVQKKISRWTIRWFGLQSLNFVCLLVALAAACGSIEGFAEALHIFKHS; encoded by the exons ATGATGGCAAGTGAGGTTGATGATAATAGAGGTATTCAGAATGAGGTCTGTGAATCTGGTTTGGGTTCTCACAAAGTTGCAGATGCAGATTTGGACAATGATGGCAGACCCAGAAGAACTG GGTCTCTGTGGACAGCATGTGCACTCGTAATAACAGCTGTTATAGGCGCTGGAGTGCTCTCGCTCGCCTGGAGCCTGGCGCAGATTGGATGGGTTGGTGTATTAGTTCTCATAATATTTGGCATCATCACATTCTACACTTCCAATCTCTTAGCAGAATGTTACAGATGCCCAGTCACTGGCAAGAGAAACTATACTTATATGCAGGCTGTCAAAGCCAATCTAG GTGGAAAAATGTATATGGCTTGTGGGTTGGCTCAATACAGCCTCCTAATTGGACTGGCAATTGGCTATACCATCACTGCAGCAATAAGCATGGT GGCTATACAGAAATCGAATTGCTTCCACAAAAGAGGCCATGAAGCCCCTTGCGAGGTTTCGCATAAACCATACATGATAGGGATGGGACTCTTTGAAATTGTGGTGTCTCAGATACCGGATATTGGTGAAATGTGGGGGCTGTCTGTCATAGCAACAGTTACATCTTTCGGGTATGCCTCAATTGGAGCTGCACTCGCCTTTTCAACTGTCATCTCag GGCATGGAAAGAGGACCAGTGTGACTGGTGTTGAGGTTGGGCCGGGCATAACTGCAGCTCAGAAGATGTGGAGGATGTTCAGAGCAATTGGAGACATGTTGTTATGCAGCTCATACTCTGCAATTCTGATTGAAATCCAG GATACATTGAAATCTTCAGGGTCAGAAATCCAAGTAATGAAGAAGGCTAACATGATAAGTGTGTCAACAACAACCTTATTCTACTTGATTTGTGCTTGCTTTGGCTATGCTGCATTCGGGAACAACGCCCATGGCAACATGCTAACTGGCTTTGGATTTTACGAGCCCTTCTGGCTCATCGACTTGGCCAACACCTTCATTGTGATGCACCTTGTGGGAGCATACCAG GTGGTTTCACAACCAGTGTTTGGTGCAGTTGAATCACAGATGAGAAGGTGGTGGCCAAGGTCCAAGTTTGTAATTGCTGAGTACCCCATAAGAATTGGGAAGAAAAACTTCAACATGAGTATCAATTTGTTAAGGCTGACTTGGAGAATCATGTTTGTAGTGATTATAACTTTGCTGGCTTTGGCATTGCCCTACTTCAATGAAGTGCTGGCACTGCTTGGAGCTATTAGTTTCTGGCCACTGACAGTTTACTTCCCAGTGAATATGTACATTGTGCAAAAGAAGATCAGTCGATGGACAATTAGGTGGTTTGGGCTGCAGTCACTGAACTTTGTGTGTCTGCTTGTGGCCTTGGCTGCAGCCTGCGGCTCCATTGAAGGGTTTGCTGAGGCTCTCCATATCTTCAAGCACTCCTAA
- the LOC117912635 gene encoding amino acid permease 6-like — protein MVNRVVGDEDIIQNSECDSGLDPQKVADGDFDEDGRSKRTGTVWTVTAHIVTVVVGFGVLSLPWGVAQLGWLAGVATLLVFGIITFYTSSLLAECYKSPVTGKRNYTYMQAVQTTLGGKMYMVCGLVQYAIVTGSIIGFTLTASISMEAILKSDCYHKRGHDASCQFSHRPYMIGMGIFEIFLSQVPNIDHVWWLSIMATLTSLGYSFIGVGLALATIISGHGKRTSVTGIEIGPGITPAQKIWRMFRALGNIALAYSYSLVLIEVQDTIKSSKSEIKVMKKANMAGVLITTTLYLSCACFGYAAFGNYAHGNMLTGFGFYEPFWLIDLANIFIVVHLVGAYQVLAQPVFSAVESQARRRWPMSKFVTAEYPVGIGNKTLNFSINFLRLTWRTVFVGLVTSVAMAFPFFNEVLALLGAISYWPLTVYFPVNMYIAQKKISPRTIRWFGLQLLNFVCLLVALASACGSVEGFGEALRIFKSPN, from the exons ATGGTGAACAGGGTGGTTGGTGATGAAGATATCATTCAAAATAGCGAATGTGATTCTGGTTTGGATCCTCAGAAAGTTGCGGATGGAGATTTTGATGAAGATGGCAGATCCAAAAGAACTG GGACTGTGTGGACGGTAACCGCACACATAGTGACAGTGGTGGTAGGCTTCGGGGTGCTGTCGCTGCCCTGGGGTGTGGCTCAGCTTGGATGGCTTGCTGGTGTTGCAACTCTACTTGTATTTGGCATCATCACATTCTACACTTCCAGTCTATTGGCAGAATGTTACAAGTCTCCTGTTACTGGCAAAAGAAACTACACTTACATGCAGGCTGTCCAAACCACCTTGG GTGGAAAGATGTACATGGTTTGTGGATTGGTTCAATACGCCATCGTGACTGGGTCGATTATCGGCTTTACACTCACGGCATCAATAAGCATGGA AGCCATACTTAAATCAGATTGCTACCACAAAAGAGGTCATGATGCCTCGTGCCAGTTCTCTCATAGACCATACATGATAGGTATGGGAATCTTCGAAATCTTTCTGTCTCAGGTACCCAACATTGACCATGTATGGTGGCTCTCCATCATGGCAACACTCACTTCTTTGGGGTATTCCTTCATCGGAGTTGGACTTGCCTTGGCTACAATCATCTCGG GGCATGGAAAGAGGACTTCTGTTACTGGAATTGAAATAGGGCCGGGTATAACTCCAGCTCAGAAAATCTGGAGGATGTTCAGAGCTCTCGGAAACATTGCATTAGCTTACTCATATTCTCTCGTTTTGATTGAAGTCCAG GACACAATCAAATCTTCCAAGTCCGAAATTAAAGTGATGAAGAAAGCCAACATGGCAGGGGTGTTGATAACAACAACGCTGTACTTGTCATGTGCATGCTTTGGCTACGCTGCATTCGGGAACTATGCGCATGGCAACATGCTCACCGGCTTTGGATTCTACGAGCCCTTCTGGCTCATCGACTTGGCCAACATCTTCATTGTGGTGCATCTAGTGGGTGCATATCAG GTACTTGCACAACCCGTATTTAGTGCGGTTGAATCACAAGCCAGGCGGAGGTGGCCTATGTCCAAGTTTGTAACGGCGGAATACCCAGTTGGAATTGGCAACAAAACCTTGAATTTCAGCATCAACTTCTTAAGACTAACTTGGAGAACCGTCTTTGTGGGGCTTGTAACTTCGGTTGCTATGGCATTCCCCTTCTTCAACGAGGTACTTGCACTCCTTGGAGCCATTAGCTATTGGCCGCTAACAGTCTATTTCCCAGTGAATATGTACATCGCCCAAAAGAAAATTAGTCCAAGAACGATTAGGTGGTTTGGGCTCCAATTACTGAACTTTGTTTGTCTTCTTGTGGCCTTGGCTTCAGCATGTGGCTCAGTTGAAGGGTTTGGTGAGGCTCTCCGTATCTTCAAGTCCCCCAATTGA
- the LOC117913550 gene encoding amino acid permease 8-like produces MKIEVGESMENEVCESGLDTGKVADVGEVDDDGRPKRTGTLWTASAHIITAVIGSGVLSLAWCVAQLGWVVGVATLLIFACITLYTSNLLAECYRSPGTGKRNYTYMNVVKANLGGRMNIACGLAQQANLNGLVVGYTITAAISMVAIRRSNCFHEKGHQASCQFSSKPYMIGIGALEIILSQMRNIEELWWLSVIATITSFGYSSIGAGLALATIVSGHGKRTTVTGIEVGPGLTAAQKMWRMFTAFGDIAIAYTYTPVLIEVQDTIKSSEPENKVMKKANILSVSATTVFYMMCACFGYAAFGNYAHGNMLTGFGFYEPFWLIDLANIFIVLHLVGAYQVMAQPVFGTVESCIKRRWPESKFVNKEYPVKIGHKSLNFSINFLRLTWRSMYVVVATLVAIALPYFNDVLALLGAVSYWPLTVYFPVTMYIARKKINRGTIKWFALQLLTLVSLLLAMVAACGSIEGFGEAFRIFKPSLVEE; encoded by the exons ATGAAGATTGAGGTTGGTGAAAGtatggagaatgaagtatgtgaGAGTGGTTTGGATACTGGGAAAGTCGCAGATGTTGGAGAGGTAGATGATGATGGGAGACCCAAAAGAACTG GGACTTTGTGGACAGCAAGCGCACATATAATAACGGCTGTTATTGGGTCCGGGGTGCTGTCGCTGGCGTGGTGTGTGGCTCAGCTTGGATGGGTTGTGGGAGTAGCCACTCTCTTAATATTTGCTTGCATCACACTCTATACCTCCAATCTCCTAGCAGAGTGTTACAGGTCTCCGGGCACTGGCAAGAGAAACTATACATATATGAATGTTGTCAAAGCCAATTTAG GTGGAAGAATGAATATTGCTTGTGGATTGGCTCAGCAAGCCAACCTCAATGGGCTGGTGGTTGGCTATACTATTACTGCTGCAATAAGCATGGT GGCTATACGGAGATCGAACTGCTTCCATGAGAAGGGTCACCAAGCCTCATGCCAGTTTTCATCTAAACCATATATGATAGGAATTGGGGCCTTGGAAATCATACTGTCTCAGATGCGGAACATTGAGGAGCTGTGGTGGCTCTCAGTTATTGCAACAATCACCTCTTTTGGGTACTCCTCCATTGGAGCTGGACTTGCCTTGGCTACTATAGTTTCGG GACATGGAAAGAGGACGACTGTGACCGGAATTGAAGTTGGGCCAGGATTAACTGCAGCTCAGAAAATGTGGAGGATGTTTACAGCATTTGGAGACATTGCAATAGCTTACACATATACCCCAGTTCTGATTGAAGTCCAG GACACAATAAAATCTTCAGAGCCTGAAAACAAGGTGATGAAGAAGGCTAACATTCTATCAGTGTCAGCCACAACAGTATTCTACATGATGTGTGCATGCTTTGGCTACGCTGCATTCGGGAACTATGCGCATGGCAACATGCTCACCGGCTTTGGATTCTACGAGCCCTTCTGGCTCATCGACCTGGCCAACATCTTCATTGTGCTGCACCTTGTGGGAGCATACCAG GTAATGGCACAGCCAGTGTTTGGCACGGTGGAATCCTGCATCAAAAGAAGATGGCCTGAGTCTAAGTTTGTAAACAAGGAGTACCCAGTAAAAATTGGCCACAAGAGCTTGAATTTCAGCATCAACTTCTTAAGGCTGACTTGGAGAAGCATGTATGTGGTGGTAGCAACTTTGGTGGCCATAGCACTGCCCTATTTCAACGATGTGCTCGCCCTGCTTGGAGCCGTTAGCTACTGGCCTTTGACGGTTTATTTCCCTGTCACAATGTACATAGCCAGAAAAAAGATTAATCGAGGAACAATTAAGTGGTTTGCGCTGCAGTTACTGACCTTAGTGTCTCTGCTCCTGGCCATGGTTGCAGCATGTGGGTCAATTGAGGGGTTTGGTGAAGCTTTCCGTATCTTCAAGCCCTCTCTGGTTGAAGAATAG
- the LOC117912634 gene encoding amino acid permease 8-like has product MEEVDGQVIQFVECESGLDIHKVVREDLDDDGRPKRTGTMWTASAHIITAVIGSGVLSLAWAVAQLGWVAGVASLLTYGCITFYTSNLLAECYRSPGTGKRNYTYMEAVKDNLGGKMNFACGMAQYANLNGLVVGYTVTAAISMVAIEKSNCFHRRGHEASCEVSHKPYMIGLGLFEIVLSQIPNIEQVWWLSIMASIMSFGYSSIGAGLAFAIMLSGHGKRTTVTGVEVGPGLTAARKMWRMFTALGDIAIAYSYSPVLIEVQDTLSSSKPEIKVMKKANMISVAATTVFYMMCGCLGYAAFGNSAPGNMLIGFGFYEPFWLIDLANIFIVLHLVGAYQVMAQPVFCEVESLCRRKWPKSEFVNREYPIKNCRRNLNFSINLFRLVWRTIYVVVATGLALALPFFNDLLALIGAVSFWPLTVYFPITMYISRKKINRATIRWFMLQFVNLLSLLIALAAACGSIEGLGEALRIIK; this is encoded by the exons atgGAGGAGGTTGATGGACAAGTTATTCAGTTTGTGGAATGTGAATCTGGTTTGGATATTCACAAAGTTGTAAGGGAAGATTTGGATGATGATGGCAGACCCAAAAGAACTG GGACAATGTGGACAGCAAGTGCACACATAATAACAGCGGTTATAGGCTCTGGGGTGCTGTCACTGGCCTGGGCTGTGGCACAGCTTGGATGGGTTGCAGGAGTAGCCTCCCTACTAACATATGGCTGCATAACATTCTATACTTCCAATCTCTTAGCAGAGTGTTACAGATCTCCAGGCACTGGCAAGAGGAACTACACTTACATGGAAGCTGTCAAAGACAATTTAG GAGGAAAAATGAACTTTGCTTGTGGAATGGCTCAGTATGCCAATCTTAATGGGCTGGTAGTTGGCTATACTGTTACTGCAGCAATAAGCATGGT GGCTATAGAGAAATCGAACTGCTTCCACAGAAGGGGTCATGAAGCCTCATGCGAGGTTTCCCATAAACCATACATGATAGGACTTGGCCTCTTTGAGATCGTTTTGTCTCAGATACCCAACATTGAGCAGGTCTGGTGGCTCTCCATTATGGCATCAATCATGTCTTTTGGGTACTCCTCCATTGGAGCTGGACTTGCCTTTGCAATCATGCTTTCAG GTCATGGAAAGAGGACCACTGTGACCGGAGTGGAAGTTGGGCCAGGCTTAACTGCAGCTCGGAAAATGTGGAGGATGTTCACAGCACTTGGAGACATTGCAATAGCTTACTCATATTCCCCAGTTCTGATTGAAGTCCAG GACACATTAAGCTCTTCCAAGCCTGAAATCAAAGTGATGAAGAAGGCTAACATGATATCAGTGGCTGCCACCACCGTATTCTACATGATGTGCGGTTGTCTCGGCTATGCTGCATTCGGAAACAGTGCACCTGGAAACATGCTGATTGGCTTTGGATTTTACGAGCCCTTCTGGCTGATTGACTTGGCCAACATCTTCATAGTGTTGCACCTTGTGGGAGCATATCAG GTAATGGCACAACCAGTATTTTGCGAGGTTGAGTCTTTGTGTAGAAGAAAGTGGCCTAAGTCGGAGTTTGTAAACAGAGAGTACCCCATAAAAAATTGCAGAAGAAACTTGAATTTCAGCATCAACTTGTTCAGGCTGGTTTGGAGAACCATCTATGTGGTGGTTGCAACCGGGTTGGCTCTAGCATTGCCCTTTTTCAATGACTTACTGGCACTCATTGGAGCAGTGAGCTTCTGGCCCCTCACAGTCTATTTCCCGATCACAATGTACATTTCCAGAAAGAAGATCAATCGAGCAACGATTAGGTGGTTCATGCTGCAGTTTGTGAACTTGTTGTCTCTCCTCATTGCATTGGCTGCAGCATGTGGCTCCATTGAAGGGTTGGGTGAAGCTCTCCGTATCATCAAATAA
- the LOC117913498 gene encoding histidine-containing phosphotransfer protein 4-like isoform X1 produces the protein MERNPLQRQVAYMRRSLFDQGYLDEQFVQLEDLQDDANPNFVEEIVTLFYTDSARLIHNIEQALESRPLDFIRLDDYMHQFKGSSSSIGAKKVKNECTQFREHCSARSAEGCVRTFQQVKQEHTILRRKLETYFQLARQAGLAN, from the exons ATGGAGAGAAACCCATTGCAACGCCAAGTTGCCTACATGAGGAGGTCCCTCTTTGATCAG GGGTACCTTGACGAGCAGTTTGTTCAGCTAGAGGACCTTCAGGATGACGCTAACCCTAATTTTGTGGAGGAAATTGTGACTTTGTTTTATACTGATTCTGCCAGACTCATTCATAACATCGAACAGGCACT GGAGAGCAGACCTCTCGATTTCATCAGGCTAGATGATTACATGCACCAATTCAAGGGTAGTAGCTCAAG CATTGGAGCAAAAAAGGTGAAGAATGAATGCACACAGTTCAGGGAGCATTGCAGTGCAAGGAGTGCAGAAGG GTGTGTTAGGACTTTCCAACAAGTGAAGCAAGAGCATACAATCCTGAGGAGGAAACTTGAAACTTATTTCCag TTGGCAAGACAAGCTGGACTAGCAAACTAA